In Salinarimonas sp., a genomic segment contains:
- a CDS encoding DUF4747 family protein, which translates to MAKRAARGKRITVGGVNVVTHPHSADTYIALFNSAFELKLTVAVFGEQRMLLSSLNFSRADEGFITGTIARFTEIDFDLPWFDSENMDIASENATKSISIPASLKPNYVPLNFVFFTNEHTFVFVQKAEQVTVSPGIMFRYLERLFASTQLAEKYGPVEITLIADKERLHEIVGIKYLRELRIFVKRPNPDDLGSYDDEIERRLARMRASSAEVVYKTDRKESLVADDATMELADVATRNGRVEASGYDEEGLPVRRSTAEHPLLVSEWFADRGSIGIGELLDAGKKLLSIMTRKNGMDE; encoded by the coding sequence ATGGCGAAGCGAGCGGCTCGGGGAAAAAGGATCACGGTCGGCGGTGTTAATGTCGTCACCCATCCTCACAGTGCGGATACATACATTGCCTTATTCAACTCAGCTTTTGAGCTCAAGCTCACAGTCGCCGTTTTCGGCGAGCAGAGAATGTTGCTGAGCTCACTTAACTTCAGTCGTGCCGATGAAGGTTTCATTACGGGAACAATTGCCAGGTTTACTGAAATAGACTTTGATCTTCCTTGGTTTGATTCCGAGAATATGGATATTGCGTCTGAGAACGCAACGAAGAGTATTTCGATACCAGCTTCTCTGAAGCCGAACTATGTACCACTGAATTTCGTCTTTTTCACGAACGAACACACATTTGTGTTCGTTCAGAAAGCCGAGCAAGTAACGGTTAGCCCAGGAATTATGTTCCGCTATCTGGAGCGCCTGTTTGCGTCCACTCAACTTGCAGAAAAATATGGACCGGTCGAGATCACCCTCATAGCGGATAAAGAGCGACTCCATGAGATTGTGGGTATAAAGTACCTTCGAGAGCTCAGGATCTTTGTCAAACGTCCGAATCCCGATGACCTCGGCAGCTATGATGATGAGATCGAACGGCGCTTGGCGCGGATGCGGGCTTCTTCAGCCGAAGTAGTATACAAAACCGATCGTAAGGAGTCTCTGGTTGCTGATGATGCAACGATGGAGCTTGCAGATGTTGCGACCAGGAATGGTCGCGTTGAGGCGAGCGGTTATGATGAAGAAGGACTGCCGGTCAGACGATCGACTGCGGAACATCCGCTTCTTGTCAGCGAGTGGTTCGCGGATCGGGGCTCTATCGGAATTGGTGAGCTCCTCGATGCTGGAAAGAAGTTGCTTTCTATTATGACTCGGAAAAACGGAATGGATGAATGA